The DNA segment TGGCAGCCGCCCGCACCGCTCCCATGGGGCTTCCACCCAGCGATGTGCACGTGCTTGTTTTACATGGACGAGAAAAAGTGACAGCTTTCACAAAGGATTTTGCACAGTTTCTGAAAAGTATGAAATATCTCGTGTCGGGCTGGTTTCTGGCTATGATGCGGCCCTTCTGGGGCAAAGCCACTGACGAAATGTTTCGAAATTTCATGCGTCCTTTGTTTGATAATTACATTGGTGAAATGGAAAAAGGCAACAACTATATTACCTACGATGCACCGCTGGCCATGTATTTCTATGGTTCGCCCTATTCCGATCCAGCCGATCCCATTGTTGCCGCTACCTATGCTATGCATGCGGGCGAAGCGCTGGGCCTTGGAACCTGCATGCTGGGCGCCATTCACCCATTTATTCAACGCGGCAAAAAAGCAGAACAATTTCGAAAAGTGCACGGCATTAAATATAAAAGTCAGGAAGGACTTTTTGTGATTTTCGGCTATCACGATTTGAAATATAAAAAAGGCGTGAAACGTACATTTGCTGATGAAACTTTTGCATAGAAATTTCTTATTTCTCTTTTTGATTTTGGCTCCGGTTGTTGCTTCCAGCCAGCAGCCCGACACCGTTGTCATCAATAATAATATTCAGCTGATTCATCTGAAAGATTCTTTTTTTGTGCATATCACATCCGATTATGTTGAAGGCTTTGGGATGGTTTCTTCCAATGGTTTGCTCGTCATCAGAAACGGTAACGCGTTGATGATTGACACGCCGATGGATGAGGCAAAAACAACGGAGTTGCTTGATTTTTTACGCGATTCGATGCACACCGAA comes from the Bacteroidetes bacterium GWF2_43_63 genome and includes:
- a CDS encoding nitroreductase gives rise to the protein MSIPTTRTKEDAVISINVELCTGCGLCVKACCSDMLKIENGKAAELYGKSVFNCIACGHCMAICSEGAITITGRTMSPGDVFDLSSAASDATYEQLMSLYSRRRSVRKFNQKTVESEVIEKILAAARTAPMGLPPSDVHVLVLHGREKVTAFTKDFAQFLKSMKYLVSGWFLAMMRPFWGKATDEMFRNFMRPLFDNYIGEMEKGNNYITYDAPLAMYFYGSPYSDPADPIVAATYAMHAGEALGLGTCMLGAIHPFIQRGKKAEQFRKVHGIKYKSQEGLFVIFGYHDLKYKKGVKRTFADETFA